The Canis lupus familiaris isolate Mischka breed German Shepherd chromosome 5, alternate assembly UU_Cfam_GSD_1.0, whole genome shotgun sequence region GTGTATTCTTTGTTCTACTCatagccttttaaaatatatttttccagtgtATTAAGTCAAAACTTACCCCCAAATCACTTGATCACTTTGTTAAAAGAGCTAAGATCTTAAAGGAATTGATCACCTAATACATTAAATATCCAGAATCTGTGCTTTTGATTTGATCACACTAACTCCATTTAAACCTGAGCAATTTTTTCTTGATACTTAGTTGTTAATACTTCTAAGTATTTTAAGTTGGGACATGTGGAAAAGTTTTCTTTGGCCATTGATTGAGGGCTAAATCACATATCAGTCACACTGAATTAAAGGCATTCTTCATGCTTGAGGATGTCtatagaattttttgttttaccaaATGCCCTAGATTAAATTGTTATTTGAAGACATACTCAGAGAGGTTCTTAACTATCCAAATTGTTAATGTGCATTGATTTTCTTTTGCAGAAGCTGAGTATCTATGGTGACTTGGAATTTGTGAACGAACAAAAGTTAAACAGATATCCATCTTCTTCTCTTGTGGTTGTTAGATCTAAAACTGAAGACCATGAAGAAGCAGGGCCTCTACCTACAAAAGTGAATCTTGCTCATTCAGAaatttaagctttctttttttttaaagtaaagggTTAATTGACATCTAAATTTCCATTCCTCATAGAGCTTCTCAAGATGGTTTCATTGGATATAGggcttaaaaatcactttaaaacacaaataaagtTACCCAAATCTGTGAAGACCGTATTTGCCGTAACTTtatctgtaatttcttttctagTAATTTAAGAGGTGGATATTTGggattgcatttttattttactaatacctgtagctattttattatttacattgttttttgttttctttcttagccaAATTCTGTGAGCTGTTCATTGCTCTTCCTCACCTTCTGCCATAATACTGTCTGTCACCTTAGTTAATAAACTGAATATTCAATAGGACTTGATGCTTCTGCTCAGAAATGGCCCACAACCTGTATCTTGAAATTTAGCAGGAAATGCCCTTTAATTACACTACATTTTCAGTTGTATTGACTGAagacattaaaattttacttgaatAATTATGTGCCGAAATTTGAGTTAATATACTCCTGATTTTCCAGACCTTTCATTTCACCCCTACCCAGCCAGAAAAGAATTATGGAATGTTCTGTCTATTGCTGTGTAATAGGATGATCAGAAAACAAATTGAAGAAAAGATGACCCTCTAAGAAgtgcattttatgttattttgtataGGCTACAGAGTTTTTGTTGGATgaatctttccaaagaaccattTTTCTCTGTTAGGAAGCATATCATGTATAAGTTAAagatcttttcagaaaaaaattttcatgttGACAGTAAGAATTAGACTCCTGTGATACAGAATTAAGTATAGATTTCACTTGGCAAACACTTGTCATTATCATTCCTTTAACCTACAGTAATGCAGATTTAAAAGTAAGAATAACATTAGGTGGCCCAGTACGCCACAATCTTAACATGATTCAGTGTATTTATATCATGAAATGTTAAAGAACTTTGCAGACCAGCCCTTCCCTTACTCCCAGGCCATTGCTGGCACGTGCAGTAGTGCTGTCTGACCACAGAGTGAGACACACTTACCTGACAGACAGCCAGGTCATCAGCTTTCTCTGAGTCAGAAGGAAATACAGCTAACTGATCAACTAACACTTTGGTCACAAAATGATaggttggattttttaaagagcttGTCTAGATTGGGAAGATAAAGGGTTTGAAAATATGTgatggggaagaggggaagaattACTGGGCAGTCATCAAGTGGTTATTGTCTCTTATTTCTCGTGAGAAAACAGTTGAAAAATAACGAGGCATAGATTGAAGTCACCTAAAAAAGAACTTGTTTCCCACTCATGGTACATACTTGTCCCTTAATCAGGCACAGGCTTAATAGTAATGCATCCAGCGAAGCAAACTGAGGGGGAAATCGATAAAGTGCTACACATAGAGAGGAGCCTGAGAGCCCTCTGTTAGGGCAGGCCTTCCTTCTAAAACCGTACAAAGTAAAACCTAGATAAGGAGCAACTGGATAATTTGTCCTATATTCTCCCACCtttccttggttttgtttctcttcttgaACGAGTTACCCCTGAGACCTTTCTCATTCCTCTTGAAAGTTCTGATTCAAGTTTAGACAAATTTTCCCCTCTTATTTATGACACAATTCCATATATGTGAAATACCCATTTTTGTTATTTAGTAGGCACTCAAATATTCATCTTGTGCCTTTTTTAGTTTAGCATGATTAAGCCATACTgacattttcaaaaagttttaaacaaaaagaaaaaactcaccaTCCTCCTAAAAATGCACAAGCATAAAAATGTTTGACTTAAAATTCCAACAGAAGCATAAAAACCAGTCCCTTCTTTTAAAGTTTAGCCCTTCTTGGATGGGCCCATCTTCACTTGTTCCCGTGAGACAGGCAGCACCTGCTTTCCTACTACACAGCATCTTCTTGAGAATCTTATCTTGGTCTAGGTGAATTGTCAAGACCCTTGATTTTCTGGTTCAAACCTCCCAGACTTCTAAGAATGTCCTTGGATCAGGTCCCTGGTCTAAGAAACATAGTAATTCAGCCAGTTGCAGAGACAGTAGTAACCACCTTAATGAATGATTCTAGGCCCAAAATTCCCAGTCTTTtcacaaaactttattttatgatacatttttttcagtaagCCAGGAATTACCAGGTTATCTGGCCTATCAACCTTGTCTCAGAAATTTCTATGATGCATTATCAGCCAACTTGAGCTGCTGATCATCATGTGAAACCCATTATTTTTACTGTGAGCTGATAATCCAGCCAAAAGCAAACAACTTCGTCCTTTGTTATTGGTGTGGCTTTATCTTAGATATATGTGccatttccatgatgatttttgaaatatacaaaatagctGTTTTTTATGGGCTCTTAAGTATCTTAGGACACATACTGGGAATTATTGATCTTGAGATTTCTAGACCTTTTCTGATAAAGTTACCCAGCCCCCCTTACTTTTGGAGCAAACTGTAGAACAGTCTCATGTGAGTCCCCACACCACCACACCATGGCAGTGATTTTGTGCAGGTATCCTGTTCCAGATTCACAGTTTAACTCTCCCAGCAACCACTTGAGAGCCTGAGTGTCATGCCCTATTCTGGGTGATAGGACTTCAGCAACAAACAAGACTGGTTGCTCAAAAgtctggggaaggagacagacTATTAATGTGATAAGGCCTATGACCAGGTGAGCATAGAGTACTATGGGAGGACATAGGAGGACCTGTGAGAGGAAGTAGTATCTAAACTTAAacctggtgggggagggaaagtCTAACGAAGTACTCCAGGCTGTGGGAGCAGTGTGCTCAAAGACCTAACCGCTTGAGGGTGGAGACCGCAAATCGGTTGGCAGGTTGAGATAGAGCATGCAAAAGCATAGCAATAGATGTGGCTGGGAAGGCAAGATAACAAAGAACCTTCAAAACTTATGACTTGATCCTGAGCATGGTGGAAAGCCATTGGAAGGTTTAAAGcaagagagttaaaaataataataataataaaaataaagcaagagagTTACGGTGTTTTAGAACCATCCACTTGACAACAATGTGGAGGATAGACCAGAGGGGCAAGTTTAGAAGCCAAAGATATCAGTTCTGTAGTAACCTCTGGGATctattaaattatatacttatCTAGCTACACTGAAATGAGAAATTCCATTCCCTtcccagagttctttttttttaatgctcaaaatcctatttcattttacttcacatatatttttgagCCCTTATCTATAAATCTGTCTCCCTCAAATTATTGTTTGGACAATAAACCTTAAGACTGGTCTCTGGGTCCTGGCCACAATCTAAGTGTTGCCGAGCAGACTGGGAAGGCTGTTCTGTGGAGCCCAAGCTTCTTACCAGACTTCTATTGGGCTAAATTTTTTGAACTACAGTGCTAGGTCAACTTACTACCATCCTCAAGTTCTAGGTTTGCTGACCCAGCCTCTACCCACTCAGTGCTCCTGAGCCCCTCCCACCAGGGGTCCAGTTGCTAAATTGTCATGTTTACATTTGAGTATCATTAGCATCTGAGGTACCTTTTAAATCCTTCTTTCCTTAACTACTTGTTCTAGTGTCTGGGGGTGGATGTATGTACAATAATAGAGATATTAGTCAAATAGTGGAAAACACAAACTCCTATGAGAAGCTAGCTTGTACAATCTGGATTTTCCGACTCCTTGCAATAATTAGGTTGAGAAGCACAGTTTATATGCCTTTTCTGAAATTTGTGATTGTTGAAGTCAGCTCCGTATACTTCACGAATAAGTGTTCTCTTCCTGTGATGTTGATGACCTAACTTGCTGAGAGCAGGTGTTCATAACCTCTTTCACACCATGGACCTTTTTGGCGATCTGGTGAAGCCTGTGGACTCCTCAGAACCATGTTTTCAGATGCATAACACTAAATATGAAGGACTGCAAAGGAAAccaattatgttaaaatatagttattaagatattttaaaatttttgtggttgtgtgtatatgtacttCTTTATTAACACATAAGTTAAGGTCTAGTGGTAGTTCTAGAACCTCTGTATTTCAAAGTGATTTCAAGTTACTATTTTGAAATACCTGCAACACCTGTAATATGATACCTGAATCTCTGTGGTTTCTGTTGGTGACAAAGTTGCAGGTACTGCTCATAGACTGTGGATTGTGGCCTACATTCATAGTTGAAGGAAATGCTATATTTCAATTAGAAgttagtgaaaaacaaaaaaaattttttccccatCCAAGTTCACTAAACCCCTGGTTTAGAGGTTGTCTAACTTTTGtcccttttttagtttttatttgaattccagttagttcaCAGTTTTACTTTGTCATTTTAGGAGcgaaatatttttgtttgcttgttcaattctaaattatttgggttgggtttttttgttttttgttttgttgtttttttttttttttactgctttctgTGTGCTTTTTATACTTGAATTGTTCTGCAACATTGGGACAGCAATAATCAAAGGTTTGAGTAGAAGGAAATCAGTGAATGATTAGATTTGAAAACCTTGATAATGTTACCTCAAGATATACCATCATGCAGTCATGCAGTCATTGCTGGAACCCCACATCTGTTGATTCATAATGCATAAGTATGTAAACTTCAATAAAATGTGGATCATCTGCATTAAACAATATTATAATGCTATCTTGTGAAAGTGTCTGCTGAGACGTGTCATCATGGTGCTTGTCTCTGCCCTACACCAAGCCCTTTAAAGCAGTCTCACCATCCCCTTAAATGGGTGATTGTGACATTCCTTTAGGAAAGCAGGCAGGGGTCCCCCATTTCCACTCTAGAGTTGAATAGACAGTCTGAGAGAGGAGAGGTGCCAGCCAGAGCTCCCCAACTTATGGGAGGCCTAGGGGAGGAGTGATAAATGCTAAGGCAGGGGCAGGTCTCCCCTCTAGGCAGGTCTGGAAGGAAACCTCTCAGGTCCCTGGGTCCATCTAATGGTGGTGGTACCCGTTAGCATTCTCCAACCCAGGTTGGGCCCTGGACTAAGAAGCAGCCCTAGCAGCTCTCTATCATCGTCAACAAACCAAGGCCTCCAGAAACAATACTGTGCCCCCAGGGAGCAGAACATtttcacacacatgcacttaCTTCATTCTAACCATGGTGCGCTGAGGCATGTGTTCTTGTCTTCATTCTCCAGATGAGGACATAGATTTCAAGGGGCTGTGACCTGCCACCTTAAATTATTAATTTGGCAGAGCTGGGATGAAGACCCAGGTCCAGAGGGTCTCTCCTAGCCACAGCCAGGCTAAGACAGAGCCCTGGACAGTAAGGTATATAGGGAAAGGTAAAtcaagaggaggagggagagtcaAAGAAGGCTTCGTAAAGTGAGATTTTTACCTGGTTCTGGGCACAAAAGATGGATttagaaaggcagagggagccagCAAAAGCCCCTCTAAGCAAGTGGCAAACTACAGCCTGGAGAAATATGTAACAAAGTATTCAAACCCAGCATAAAGAAATGCACAAAccaagaggaaaaagacaaaccacCCATAGAAAACTGAAGGGCAGGTATGAAAAAGCAACATGCCGAGGAGGAAATCCATCAGACCCACACATAGGAAAGGGCAGCGAAGTAGCATGGGGTCGGGCAAGGCTTTCCATTTGAATCTCCTGAGGATCTTGTCAAGACGCGGGTTCTGGTTCGGCAGGGCTGGAGTGAGACCCTGGTTCTCACCAGCTCCCAGATGATGCAGGTGCTGCTGGCCTGAGGAACACACTCTAGAGAAGTGAGGGTGTAGCTACAGGTAGAGTGTGAACTTTTCAGCCAGCCAGACCTGTATCCTGACTGCCTCTCTCTACGGAGAAAAGACACCTTTGATTTTGCtaaacttaatagaaaaaaaaaactctaaagcaAAAATGACTAAATCTTAACATTTGTTAACTCTGGAGGGTAGATACATGATTCTTTGTTACCTGTTTCTTCCTACTTTTCTATGACAATTTTTAGAGACTTTTGTTtccaggggaggaaggagggggagaagggagaggttAGAGCAAGTAGGTGGAGGGGAGCTGGCATGGTCGAGTGGGGAATTCCGACTGAGAGGTCCTTTGATTGGGGCACTGCCTTTCTACAGGAATGACTGGAAAAGTTTAGTGGggcagatgagaaagctgaagctcagagaggttagccTGGAGGTCACAGCTCGTGGCGGGGGACCCTGTGGACTATCAGCACCCAAATTCCTGTTCTCACTGGAGGTTGACCCAGGCGCAGCTTAAGCAGTCCCTTGCCAAGGCCAAAGGAGCTCAGCACAGTTGCCCAAGGGAATGCAGGGTGGACATCTCCAGTCAATCACAGAGCCCCGAGGCCTGACCTCAGAGTCCGTCGGAATCCCGCGTACCAGACATCCTCTACCCAATTGCTGTTGGTGCACAAGACAAAATCTAgctagcatctttttttttttttaagattttatttattcatgagagacacacagagagagaggcagagacacaggcagagggagaagcaggctccatgcagggagcccgacgtgggactcgatcccgagtctccaggatcgcgccctgggctgaaggtggcactaaaccgctgagccacctgggctgccctctagtTAGCATCTTGACAGATACTGTGGGGTGTCCTGCCCACACCCCTCAACCTGTTCTACCTCAGGATACATCAGCCTGGCTTGCAATTGCCCCCACAGCGCTTCACCTACGGCAGGCCAGAGGTGCCAGCAGTTAAAATCCTCCCTCAGCTGGTGACTAGCAAGAACTGGCAAACAAATGCCCCAGTGCCCTCACCTTCAGGTGGGGTAACTCTGACGGGCGTCTCCTCCCTTGGCTTCTCAAATTCCTTGGCAGGAGAAAGTTCCATTTGTGCACAGTGGGAACATGCTTGATCACATGCCTGTGACTGGGTCCTTTCCTTCCTGGtgtcacctccctccctccccagctgacATTTCCAGGGATCACTCCCAATCAAACCTACTTGCCTTCCAATCTGGGCTTATGGTCTGACTATAGGAGTCCCCAACCTAAGATGCCGCCTTCATTTAGTCTAATCCTTTTGTTATATGGACGAGAgaattggggcggggggggggggcaagaaaCTGTTCCCTTGGCCGGCCTCCAGAGGGCTGCCCTGCGTCcatccatcccctccctcctggccccccATGCACTAGTGTTTATCCTAATGCAAAAGGGAAGCCAGTCCCAGGTAGACAAACCCTGGGCCTCAGAGATGGGCTGCATAGGGGCCTTCCCCGGAGGCCCCACGCTCAGTTCTGAGGCGGATGCCTCTCCCCCCTTGGTCCTCCTGCCAGTCCCTTAAACTCCCAGGGCCTTGGTCTCCTCAGCAGCAGGGATGAAGCTGCCACCTGCGGCATGGGCAGCAGGGATTATTCAGGTGAGCgacccacctgcccctcctccatcaCGGGCACCGTCTCCTGAAAGATGAAAAGGTACATGgcccctttttaaaagaaaataatttaaaattattttgctttataattttagtgGAAAATGCATAGTCCTTCCACATGGATTACCTATTAAATTGAATAGAAGAACGAAAAGAAAGGGATTCCTGTATTTCAGCCACTAGAACATTAATTCTGGGTATTTCTTCCTGGATCTTCATGCACCTGTCTCATCCTTGATATGGAGGAAAGAGCAGGTCCTCCCCCTGCTGTGTGACTCAGgggcagcttctccctctctgaacctcaggcTCTTTGTTGAGGATCCCAACCGAGGAGCAGGCGCCTTCCATCAGAGGGCAGAGTGGAGAAGGGCCGAGCAGAAGCCTGGGAGGGATCGCCCACAGGGAGGGCATGCCCGGGCCAGGGTGCCCTGGAGACCGGGCAGGAAGCTGCACCCAGTTCTCTGCCCAGGAGGTCCCCGTGCCAGGAGGCTGGAGCTGGGTGCTGGAGGCCAGACATATGAACAAAATCTTCCCCCAGGTAAGAGCTGCTCTAACACGGCTCCTGCCCTGGGGGGCCAATCCTGGGGTCAAGAGTGGGCTCCAGTAAAGAGACGAGGCGCTGAGGTGGCCCAGGTCTCTCAGGCTCAGGGGGAGACCCAGCAGGTGAACCAGCGCACTGTCCAGGTGGCAAGTGCCGGGAGGGGACGGAGCAGTGGGAGCCAGGTGGACGGGAGGCCGAGGAGGGAGGGTCGGCATTATGGGGAGGGGGCACCAAGCAAAGTCCCTGCAGGGATGAGCCCGAGCAGGTGTGAAGGATGAACGTTTGCTGAGTGCACAGTGGAGAGAAGGGCATTGCAGGCAGAGGGCCCGGTCCAGCCAGAGGTGGGAGTTGGTGGGAGTCGTAGAGCGGGCGCCGGGGGGTTGAGGCACTCAGCACTGGCGGGCGTGGGGTCCTTGGGTCCACACCAGGCTCTCCTCCACCCTCCCGCGGACCCCCTGCCGTGTGGCTCCCTGAGGCCAGCCCACAGCCCACAGAAGCCCTCGTTCTGTGATCTTGCACAGGGAGATGGAGGTGACCATGCTGCTGGAACCGAAGTCCTCCCCGGGGGGGAAGGTAAAGGACCAAacccccaggtggggctccctggAGGCTGGGCCGCTGCTTGCCTAGTGCCCCCAGTGTCCCTCAGATGTCTGCCCCCACCCTGAAGCCATCCATTCCCAGCTTCCTGTCGCAGACATGCTGATAGTCACCTGCTTAAGATGGTCATTCTTTCTCTCCACGCATTTGTTGAGCGCCGTTTGGGCGGCCCATCACCTACCCCGCACCACACACGGTAGAGAGCCCTGGAGCCAAGTCCCTGACTCAGGGGGTGGCCTGGGCCATTGGCTGTACCTCTGATGGACGAGGCGGGCGGGATCACACACTTAGTTAGCACCAATGATGTGACAACCAGGACAGATTGCTTCCCCTTTATGCACTAAAGAAAggaacacacatttattgagcatctactacatgcCCGGTCTTGGCCATGTTTTGTCAATGAGGAAACAGAACCAGGAGTAGAAAGCAATAATAATAGCTCTACAGGatcaacaccccccacccccaccctgagatGTGCCTGGCAGTGCACGGCCTCTTTGAATCCCCAGGACAGCTCCGAGAAGGGGTCCTGTTTGGGGGTGATAACAGATGAGGCAGCCGAGACCAAGGGTGTTTGGGGAGCTTGGCCAAATTGGGACCCCACACTGCCGGGAGGTGGGACTGGGGGATGGGGTTCAAATTCAAGTTGGGGTGCCCTGGTTGCTCCCCACGGGTGCTAGTTAACTTCTGGTTGGACTCCTGCGGGGCCTGGGTGTGGGGCAAAGGGCCCTGCCCCCATGTGTCCAGGGCCTCTGAGTGTCTCCTATGACACCCCCGCCCGCAGCCGCGCAGCTCAGATATTTGAGCAGCAGCTCTTGGCTGCCCCgctccacctgcctccctggcGACGGGAGTCGCCCGTGTTTGTGGGTGACCACGACCAGGGAGCCCTGGCCAGCACTGCGCACTGCGGGCTCTTGGGccctgccgcccccgcccctgccccatcTGCGCCCCCGTTGGCTCCGGCCAGGCCCCTCGCAGCCCCCCAGGCCCTCGGCCAGGCCTCCGCCCCTACACGCTGCCCCTGGCGGGCCTCCCCCTGCGGCCTCCCGCACCGGCCTTGGAAGGTAGAGCCCAGGGCTCCGGCCGGTGCGGGTCCGCGGGCAGGCGAAGCAGGCAGCCCTGGGATGTGAGCGGATTGGAGGGAAGTGTCACCTGGATCTCTGCGGCAGAGTGGTCACAAAACACCCATAGTGTGCCCTGCCCCCTTGGCGGTGGGGGGACCCTGGAAACACACAGACGCCAGAGACCTGTGCTGCCCCTTTCTCTGAGACACCGTGGCCCACAGGGTGCCcaccctctcccttggccccgcCCACGCCTTGTCCTCTAAGTGCCACAGCAAGCTTTCAGGGGGTAAGGACCAGCGCTGTGGCTGTCGTCCTGTGCCCTACACAGCAGGATGCCTCCAGGTCCTTAATAAAGCTTCCTTTCATTATTTCCACAAGCAGGCAAAAATGAAAGGCCCAAGGAAATTTGAAGGAGCAGGAGGTCTCCACTCATTGTTATTTCCAGGGTGCTTGGGATacagcctggcacagagcaggtgctcagtaagcaCTCATGGTAGCTAAAGCCTTTGGCGCCCTgacagtgtgccaggcactgctctccTCGGTCAACTAGCTTAGCCTAACTCTCTCAACAACCCCAAGGTAGGTGTCATGATCCCCCTTTTCCACATGAGGAAAGAGGCATAGAGGAGTCAGGTGACTTCTCCATGTGGCCCAGCCAGCTGGGAATCCGACCAGCATCCTGGCCGGCTCCAGAATGCACAGTCAGTTGGCATCACGCAAAGGGCCTAGGTTTTGGCATGGGCCCACGTCCCAGCTCCGCACCAGGTGATCTGGACCTTCtcttctcctctataaaatgaaggttggttttgaaaaagaaaattcatcacCACAAAAGGCCTGCTTTAGTTTTTCTCCAGGCAGCAGCTCACTAAGCAGGTGTCCATTTCTCCTGGCCTCCAGAGAAGTCCTTGAGGGAGGACAACCTGGCAAGGGCCATGGAGCAGACACCCGGGCCCCCAGCCCCACTGTTGCTCACCAGGCACTGGTCCAGGTGAGGGATGGGTGCTTGGTGGAGGTGAGTCCACTGGCAGGCCCAGGAGCATCAGGGCAGGCTCAggagcctcctcctcctgggagccCTTCCTGCCCCCAACCCCATAGGTGGGGAGGCGCCCCTGGAGGGGCAGGCAAGGGGGATCCACCACTGGTTTCCCACCCCACACTAGGCCACGGCCCCCTCTGCTGCTTGCgccggggagcctgcctctctgccttctTGCTGCTCCTGCTGGTGACTCTCGCAGCCCTGATCGCCCTGGTTACCATCCTTGGACGCCCACCACGCACACCAGGTCAGCGTGGTCCAGAGAGGGTGGGCTGGACttgccaggaggggctgggggccacaGAGTGATAAGGAACCCTAATGCTACTGGCTTCTCCATGATGAGACTGTGGAACAGTTCCTGGGGTGTGTGCACAGACGtggcatgtgcacacacacacacacacacatgcacacacacagaggactcTGAGCTGCCATTTGCACATCTGCAATAAGGGTTACTGAGAGGACCTGGCTCCTCACGTCACCTTCCTCAGGAACTCTTCCCTGAGCCCTAGGCTGGGCCACGTGCCTTGGCCCCCACAGCCCCCAAGCCCCTGGGTGGTGCcatctgtctgtgtgtctgcctccacCTCAGAGGACAGGGATGTGTCTGGGACATTCCTGCAGCCCTGGCTTCCGTGGTGAAGCTCAACACAGTCCCTGCCTCACGGAGCTAGCAGTTGGGAGATTAATGGACATGAAGGCAGGGTTCATGGGGGCTCTGCGAGTCTGGAACAGAGGGGCTCTGACCCAGTCTGGGAGTCAGGTGGGCGCCTGGAGAAATGAAAGGGAGCTGGGCCATGAAGAACAAGTGGGAATTGGTTAGTGGAGGGGGTGGCAGGAAAAGCATCCTGGGCATAGGGAACAGTATGTGCAGAGTCCCAAGGGTGGGAGGACAcatgaagagaaggagagatagcAGGAGGTCAGTGGgcacctggggcaggggcagtgggtgAGGCAGGGGTCACCGTCCTGAGGAGGGGTCACCATCCAGAGATCCACGGGATGGGGCTCAAGCCGGGGGTGGGGTGTCATTTCTGAGCGATGACTCTGTAgccaggcggggggggggctaTAAGGGAACAAGGCAGCAGTGGGGGATAAAATCCGCAGGACTCTACACCCCTGTGTAAGAACATGAGACTGAGGAGAAGCGGACACGTGAGGAGTTCACTTGTGTGCTCACGTGTACACATGCgggtgtgtctgtgtatgtgtgtgtcggggggtgtgtccgtgtgtgtgcatgtgcgacATACGAATGTCTCTGGGACTCAGCCCCCGCACCAGCCGAGACCGCTCCAGGAGGTGAGACGTGGTGCGTGTGTGCCCAATCACACGAGCACAGACCCGCTCCCGTGTCCAGCTTGCATGCACCCGGATAGTCACATGCGCAGCCTGTGGGGCCAGGGTGACCTGTGCCCCTTGTCTGccagtttccctcctttcagTCTTTGGAGCAGCCCCGGGGTGTGCGTCCTCCCAGTGGGATGGAAGGGAGGACTCAGCCACCCACATTTCTGGACACTGGGGgtccagccccagcctcaggaAAGGGCAGGGTCAGCGGGCCCGGGCCGTTAGCTGTATGACTGGGCCTTGCACCTTCCTGAACCTtgattcctcatctgtgaagtggggctAATGATGGCACCTCACGGAGCTATTCAGAGAAAGGACAGAATCCAAATGTCAACATGCTCTGCAGCCCGTAAGGTTGTGCCCAGAGGTAAGGGATTGTGGCATCGTGGTTCCCAACCGGCCCCAGTAGATTGCTTCTGACCACCTGGCCTGGCCCCAGGAGCTCTACCGTTAAACCCGCTTCAGTGACCAGAGCCCTGCCCTCTGGAGCTTCTGTGACAGTCAATAAGCTCTCAGTCAAGGAGGGAGCCATGCATTACTCTGCACGTT contains the following coding sequences:
- the LDLRAD1 gene encoding low-density lipoprotein receptor class A domain-containing protein 1 isoform X1, which produces MCPGPLSVSYDTPARSRAAQIFEQQLLAAPLHLPPWRRESPVFVGDHDQGALASTAHCGLLGPAAPAPAPSAPPLAPARPLAAPQALGQASAPTRCPWRASPCGLPHRPWKVEPRAPAGAGPRAGEAGSPGMVPTLSLGPAHALSSKCHSKLSGGHGPLCCLRRGACLSAFLLLLLVTLAALIALVTILGRPPRTPGAQACVTPTNRTGFLCHDRRSCIPASGVCDGVRSCTHGEDEDEAMCRDMPQSLPRFLVARCGDPSSWIYSDQKCDGTNNCGDCSDELSPVTVCPACGPGWWRCPSTVFPYCGCIPRILCRDRVQHCSDWSDEYSCPGP